The nucleotide sequence cgtcaGTCACCGcttaccatgtgactgcatctcctcacgatgctccactgccttgtgggtcagatcttaaggtcaaaggctcggggtgtggccccgtaagaaaaccacgtggttCGTTCTgggaacccgggcagtatcacagcccacacacaaacagaGTGAAATGACAATACTTACTGAAGTTCAGAAACAAGTAAAATAAGTTATGTTATAATTTTAGAGGTAATAAAAGATTTACATAAGATTCATGGAATTGAAATACTGATAAGATAGATGGGTTACTTAATACTTGAATCGAATTTGAAGAGTTCATataatttaagagaatcaaGTGAGTGGAAATGTATGAGTGAAGAGGATAGTTTAAGAATTCCATGATAGAAGAGAAATATAACAAATCAAGTAAGACATTTGTTGTTAAAttaatgatatatttttttgaagccagtcactagtgagcatatgttgattaataacagaaggggttttgcggagattgtagtaatttaaacagttgagatcatgagtcagttgaaactagaccaccattgaaaacctggaagcactggtctaattggttaagcgcccggcgcgagactgataagtcttgggttcgagtcccgcgaggctagcttcaagatatatatcctggagttctagtgagaagtagtgaccagtggagttcaaccgggtcagttgtgatatagtaactcactgatgacaatggtggatgtgtcgctcaatttcatggattagttgaagttggacattaacaccgttggatgccggctcagtggtctgattgTTTAAccacctggcgcgagactgataggtcctgggttcgaatcccgcgaggcggggtcgtggatgcgcactgctggggagtcccacaatagaacgaaacggctgttcagtgcttccaggttttccatggttgtccagtttcaactgactcatgatctcaactgtttaaattactacaatctccacaaaactcctgatgatatatttttcatgtttctaaatttatttttttaggaAAATGTCAATTCTTCATTGAGGAAACATTCATTAATGGATCAGTCTGTTTCTagcactactactaatactactgctactactactagtagtggTAATGATGCATCTCTTGGTGTTCTTCATTCTAATTCTGCCAGTACATCAAAACGTAAACGTCGTAATATTCCACGTAAAAAATCTActgatgaaattattattaataatgacaacatAGAATCTTATAGTATATTATCTAATGAAAATCaatttgatgataataatctaaTGTTATCAGGTActacagcaacaacaacaactactactactcctaCTCCTATTAATTCATCAATGAAACGAAATTTAGATAAACAAAATGACGATGATGAAAGTGGCTTTGAATTAATTGAACTTTCAAATACATCCTCATCAGTGTCGTCAGCTGTTGAATCTGATGAATTAGAAATGCATTCATCATTAATAACTACTAGTAGTACTAATACTACTGTTGTTGAAAAGTCATTATTACCTCAAGCATCAATATCACCACCTGATCTGTTATCACATTTTCCACCATTAATTAAAGCAGATAATGGTGATCCAATTTCTGTAACAATGGAAGTAGAACTCCTTGAAAGTGGAAGACATCCACAAGCgaataaattactaaaattagccttaagtagtagtaataataataataataataataatagtaatagtcaAACTAGTAATCAACAGGAACAGTTAACTGATGATCTTGTCGGTGGGACTTGTAGTATTAGTAGtcgtaatagtaataataatgatagtaataaagtTACTACGAAGCGTTCAAAAGTGAGAAAAGCTGATTAAATGATAAGAATATGATTTTCATGTACTATTCAACTACTCTCTTCTCCCTCTTTCTCTCCCTCTCTTTCTACTGATATATGTCTTTATTCTCTCTTtctcttgttttcttttctcatcTCATCTATAAACTTATATCAGATTATATTTATTGGTTTCTTACATTACCTCCTATCATTGTATTATCCAATTGAATCAGAACAATCTATTTGTCACTGATCATCATTATGCTGATTATGTTTAATAATCTTTTTTGTTGGGATAAAATGTCCGTTTATTCTCATTTTTTGTTTCCccttctccctctctctctctctctgaaaCAAATAATAGTAGAAAAAATAGGGATGAAGTAACTCATCCCATTTTCTCAGTTTTACCCCCCCTATTTTTCTCTTCTTATTCTTTGAGTTTTTGTGTTTATGTTTTTCCACGTCTATTCTTCCTGAATATATATTGTGTGTAAACATGtttttgtaaaaaaagaaaatcaacaaTAGACGGATACTCTTTATCATTATTTCTTTCCTGGTATAGATTGTGTCATATTCCATGGTCTATGTTGTTTCCACTTTGTTTTTCTTAAACTATTATATTTCAGAAATACTGTCGTTGTTGATGATATGAATCTATGTGTATGTGATATTTTGGAGTCTCCCCTTTCCAGTGTGTTTATCGCTGCTTGTTTTCACATATTTTTTTTGATGATCCTGATGATGATTTGTCGACCTCTGTCTATTGTCTTCTTAGtgtttcttttgttgttgttgattgttttccCACTGTTCATTTATGACTTTTTTCCCCTTTTATATTAAATGTTGAAACTTTACAGCAATATCACTTTCTTATTTTATCACCACTAAATTGTTTGTTCTATTGGCCTCATATTTTTTTTTAGCGCCAAATAATACTGTGatatttacataattaatatgcatcttattatattctatTTCGGGATAAACAAATATTGTTCACTATTTTTTAATTGGTTAACTGAATGTGTGTCAAGGTCAAGTAGACAAGGGCGCGTATTTTTCTTGTTACTCTTTTTTGATTGGTTAGCTGATTGTATGCATTAGTTATATCTGTCTGTTAATTTGTCCATGATATACTTCCCAAGGTCAAACCTGATTTTCATGCATTTTGCTGATTTCTTATTGGTTGGTTAATCTTTTATAAAACATGTATGTTAGTAGTGcaaacagtttatttatttttaaaaaaaaacatttattgtcTTCTTCATACTTCCGCCATTGATGTGTGATTgactagagagagagagagagcaattGGGAGATTTGATTTGTTTACACAGTACAAAATAGTGTGGATACAAaaagagtaataataaaaataatgatggtgggggctgttgttgttgttgttatgccTTGAGTATTATCAAAGAGAGAGTAACAAACAAACTTCACGCCCTAATAATTAGTCAAACAGCTTCTATAGTCATTTGTGAaaaacaattaatattatttatttacttaatttttgACGtaattaacttattattatttatgtctATATATTACaatatttcaatgatgatcccTTTCTCTCCCTCCACCCCTAACTTTGATCGGCCTAATTTTCTGCAatctgttttcttgttgttgtctcagtttattgattaattagttatttttattaaatatatatatatatatatatatatattgatcgattgatttgtttattttgttcatgtgtgtgtgtgtgtttacgTCTGTGCATTTGAAgtgggataataataataataaaaagattcttgaaaataaaatgatttaaatgCCTCGTTCTTATTTTTGTGTTTTCTTGTGTGTGTTTTTTTACACCACTTGTCTTGGAGCTGAATAGCTTATTGAATGAATGGGGAAGTATTTAATGAAATTAGtcagttttgttgttgttgttgagtatcagtcagtaacaacgtagaactttgtacggacgtacatcagttcgagttgccataccacattagcacagagatgcagttgccgattcaaatcccgtagtggtagatgtAGTCAAAGCataagcagtaattggaaagattagggtatgaagatgttattcaacgagtataatccagtgaaataaatttggaaagagacaaaaagaaagggacatgaacaattcagaagattagaatttatgaaaacacaaagagtggatgcacttgcgccattgcaaacgattttgagccatgtcattcaaggtctctaatcatcggttgctatcacctcgaggatcccaaccaggtagtctacacttactaacatggttcagtccacttgtcagtgagtgacttcatggatttgtgccatgttttggtctggccacccctagctttcttccaacctactcctacaccatgaaacatTTCATGTCGAAGCAgtcggtgattgggcatacgtGACACAtgttccagccatctcaactgatgaagttgtTGAGTATATCAATTTCTAAATAGTAGCTATGTAATATTAATAACctggtaagactataatttatgattgACTTTTCAGTGActctaaactgaccttgagagtgttcacctgaTAACTAAAATCAAATGCGGGTTATAAAAGTGTGTGatgaattagaattataatttacaattgattagatttaagtttttcatcacgaactgacattagctataatgccaagattctatttaaccaaatgaatgagtgaatatcGTGTCAAAATTTGAGACCTGTTTTTTACGTGATCGGTTCTtctataaactatagtctcgctAATAACACTTATACACACATACTATAAGAATGCTTAAAATTTGAGCAAAAAAGTTTATAATCAGAGAGTGgtcttgtggatattacagtaatttagtagttgaatgtATGAGTCAGTTGATTGGTttaagttaaacattaaaatcgttggataccggctcagtgattcCCATTCCTGATGAGTCcgcacgtgagactgataggtcctgggttcgagtctcgtgaGGCGAggtcgtagatgcacactgctgaggagtctcatactagaatgaaacggacATCtggtgctcccaggtttcccatagtgatctagcttcgatcgactcatgaattcacctatgaaaattactataataatcACAAAATCTCTctctaattataattataattatttagttaaaagTTTTTCATCCAACCTATCAAAGATCATTTTTATCTTACCGTTACAATTGTAGGTTAAATGACATAACATTGAGTAATGGGAAGAgagaggattaataataatcaaagtaattattcaaaAATCAAGTAGTTGCTACATTGCATAATATATCTAAAAAAGAGAAGAAGGAACTAAcataatattttgatgaatggtcAGTAGTATAATAGTaatgtaagaatcaagagacgaATGTTGGAAATAAGTAAAATAcgaaagttttattttattttaacacatagatattgctacaaggaggcactaaatacaCATGCGCCatacagatctcatttgatatgtttgagggatgtgatactgcccggatgcccaaaccgaagcaagtggttttcttagggggtcacttcctgagccttcgatctgaaggtctgatccgcaAGACagtagagcatcgtaaggagatgtagtcccatggtagccggtgacaaacgattggttcatacgccatttgttcccgcaggatactggaatgagggtttttcaactcccctaggttcactctctatatccaccaacccggttaaagcatcggacattcgctttttcgTCCTCGCAATTCCCTAAACAACACCCCCaatgagagaaggcagtgagcaggacttccctggcagaggctatatacgcgtggctatatgagagcatttcgagagggagagcggactcttcctactctcggccgtaccatggcatttTGGGGCAAAGTTCTGCTACAAACTCACTCGTTTACCGATGGCGAAGGTGGTGAGAGTGGTTGTACAAATTTCTTTTAGATGCAAAGGTTTGGTTTGTGAACTTGGATTCTAATGGCTTCAGCAATGTGCAAAAGACGATTTCATAAACCATACGGCAAATTCGATGAAATATGGTGGTTAactttaaaagctttattcaattcaacttgATGATCTATGTCCACTAAGTTAGCGAGAATAGAACTATTAACCATTCTTACCTGTCCGATGTTTTACTCGAGTacaaaattaaatgtttattgaCTTGTATTATCAAAAACATGACTTTACATTGTGAGTAGTCACAATCTACAAAAAGAATAAGTTGAAACGAGAATAAATAGGATGAATAGTGTGCAAGAGGCTCAATTAAAAGTAAGATGAACTTGACAAACCATCAGCAATACGTCGTTTTTCGATTGCCTATATTATggaaggatatatatatatatatatatatatatatatatagaattagTTAGTGAAGATTATATCAGCCTGAAGGTGTGACCTCAAAGCACAGGAAAAAAACAGTTGCTTGATGCCGATTACACATGGGCACCaccgatagctgtgtctaaatttgataacagtttatgagcaaccgaaactcgaaccaagagcaaaacaatatggaaactgttgcgtttaaacaaatgcacaaaactgtggataaccgttACAGTAATTAAAGTACAGTGATTGTAGTGATAAGTACAATGAACGTTAAagatatatgtgaacatttcgGAATGTCACAGTACAACTCGAGTTACAACATAAGTGTGAAAGTTGTTCGGAATACAACtacttactgaatgtaaataagtagtataagacaatatacaaaagagtagaaagggaacaatgtaagacaaacttaacaggAGGTTTGTTGTATTTAAGGTTTGAGTCAATAGTTAGCTTTGAATTTATGGTTGTTATCATAGACTTGAGCCAGTTGAATAATTCTAGAACCAGATATTTTGATCTACTTTGTGAACTGATGGCTATTTACAttgataaataatcatttatgaaTGCTTGTATTGCGATAATGATCCAACTTTGGATTGCTTAAATGTTGAATGATAGGTGATGTACAATGATACAATGTTAGCGGATGGTAACCACTTAGATCATCAACATATTGAAAAAACGCTATTCTTAACAGGCTGAAATCAAATGATATTTGAATAGGTTGTTTTTTTTCGAATAAAATTGCATACTTAACAGCGAAGTAATCCGAATTTTACAATTAGAAGTCATTTTAAACATGGGCCATTAGAAGATCCGGTAAAGAAAATCTGGCGAGATAAGTTTATCTTATTTGCAGATGATTTCAGAAACTAGTTCATTTAAATTTCgaagtttgtttattttgacaAACTTTCATGTGACTATGTATATCCGCGATTCTCTTActcttaatagttgagatcatgagttaattgaagcgagacaaccacggaaaacctggaattactggatgaccgtttcgtcttagtgtatGAAACTACTCAGCAGTATACATCCACAATcctgtccagtgattccaggcttttcatggtggtctagcttcaattcactcataaATCTCAGCTAAtcaaattaccataatatccacaaaaccctttccgACATTTCTCTCAACCCAAAAGCGCATATTTATTTTGCTTGGTTATAGGGGGTCAATAAGATACCTTAGATACAGGATTCGTTCTGTTCACAAATAATCAGTAAGACATATTTGGTCTGCTCCCAAAAACATAAACCAGTGCTTTACATGTATTCAAACTTATTCGATAGGCTCGATAATACACCTTATGTTATTACAACTACGTCTaaatgaacatatatatatttacataagtGCAATACACACTCGTTTCGTTTTTTGTCGTTAGGACTAGTGAAAACAGAAAATCGTTCATACCTGTCTCAGTGTAATAGGCACAATGATTTGTTTTATGAAAAAGTGTTTTCATAACAAACATTGGACATTCAATAATAGTCTGAATAGGTTGGAATCGTGACTTTCGTTTTTGTGCAGAGTATTACACTACTTACTATTGCGTAAGTAGTATGCTTCGAACAAAATAAAAACGGATTTGTGAAAATTAATCTCgtctattgaaatttaaatatttctaaCTTCTCGTCCAGCAACtttgtctgaacttcttcagggtacTAATCAAAATTATCTGAGGATATATGACGTTTGGCAATCAGGTAAAATCTATACTATGTTTATTCAATCATGTTCAGATTACTTACTTCtattactcccagtggagcatagatCGCCGACCAGCACTCTCTAATGCACTATGaactgggccttcttttctagttttatCCTATTGTGGTTCATtcttttctcatgtctatctccatttctcaacgTATTGTGTtatttgatcttcctcttctgttgtggctttgaggattccatgtgagggcttgccttgtgacgtgACGTCGTttgatgctttcctcaatgtgtatcctatccacttccaacacttATTCTTGatttcctccgctggaatctggtttgttctctctcacagtagattgttgttaATGGTCTCTCTccaacggatccgaattatttacgtagacaactgttgataaactTGTATCTTCTGTATGATGGCATTTGtatttctccaggtttctgccccatacagtagaactgtcttgacatttgtattgaaaatcctgaccttggtgttggttgacagttgctttgagttccagatgttcctcagttgtaaatatgctgttcttgctttgccgatccgcgccttcacatctgcatcagatccaccctatTCATCATTGAtactgcccaaatacgtaaaggtttttacatcttccaaatctccgtcaattgtgattggattggtgcattctgtgctgtatcggagaatcctgcttttccctttgtgtatattgagacctactgctgctgaggctgtagctacactggtcgtcttcagCATTTGTTGTTACGTTTGCAAttggagggccagatcatctgcgaagtctagatcgtccaactgcatcctagatgtccactgtatcccgtgttgcccttcagatgttgacgtcttcatgatccagtcgatcatcaggagaaagagaaagtgtGGTAGTAAGCAACCttacctgacaccggtctttacttcgaacaacTTTGTCAAATCtgctccatgcacgattttgcagtgtaatccatcatatgaattctgtatgatattgactatcttctgaagcacgccgtagtgtcgaagaagcttccataatgTTGTTCtttccacgctatcaaatgctttttcgtagtcaatgaagttgatgttgattgttccacagtgatccgtagtgttgcgatttggtctgtacacgatcaatccttacggaatttagcttgttgatctcgaagttgggcgtctacggagtccttcattctgcttaaaaataccctgttgaagacttttccttgtattgagagaagagtaaTGGCcttgtagttctcacacttgctgagatcgcctttctttcttattttgaccagaagttcttctttccagtctgttggtattTGTTCTTTATCCCAAATCTTGTTGAAGAGTATGTGGAGTATCTTTGTAGTTACTGCCACATCTGCTTTCAATGCCTCTGCTGTAATGTTGTCTGGTCTTGCTGCTTTGCCGCTTTTGATTTGTCTGATCtgttcaattgttggtgggccaacatcgattgggaggtctgtggatgctgcttcgatgttgggtgagTTCACTGgtgctggtcgattcaagagcaTCCCATGtacttaaattaataatttctcTGGtcgtcagaaggggcatcagcttCATGAcctccgaaggaactcggctttcacc is from Schistosoma haematobium chromosome 6, whole genome shotgun sequence and encodes:
- a CDS encoding hypothetical protein (EggNog:ENOG410WGSE~COG:S) produces the protein MLLNRPAPVNSPNIEAASTDLPIDVGPPTIEQIRQIKSGKAARPDNITAEALKADVAVTTKILHILFNKIWDKEQIPTDWKEELLVKIRKKGDLSKCENYKAITLLSIQGKVFNRVFLSRMKDSVDAQLRDQQAKFRKD